A window of the candidate division WOR-3 bacterium genome harbors these coding sequences:
- a CDS encoding type Z 30S ribosomal protein S14: MATLALINKQKKTQKHKTRQYNRCFRCGRARAYYRKFGLCRICFRELALKGEIPGVRKATW, encoded by the coding sequence ATGGCAACTTTAGCTTTAATCAACAAGCAAAAGAAAACCCAAAAACATAAAACACGACAGTATAATCGCTGTTTCAGATGCGGCCGGGCACGTGCCTATTACCGTAAATTTGGTTTGTGCCGTATCTGCTTCCGCGAGCTTGCTCTCAAGGGCGAGATACCGGGCGTTAGAAAAGCAACCTGGTAG